In the genome of Lactuca sativa cultivar Salinas chromosome 3, Lsat_Salinas_v11, whole genome shotgun sequence, the window aactctagatctaggctcccaaggctgaaataccacgtaaagctacaagctttacgtccatgcatggcatctagggctcAAATTGCCAAAACAAAACTCTATAGAAGGTTTAATGTTTGGAGCTTGACCAATAACTTGGATCTTTATACTCAAGGGACCTCATACAGTCCATATCTGAAGTTTCCACTACATGTCATGCTCAAATGACTCAAAGGTTAAAAAGGAAGATGGAAATGGCCACAAACAACCTAAAGAAGAGATCTAACCAAACAATGATCAAGGtgatagctttttacctccaaatagcAGCTAGCACTGAAGGAACACTGGATGCAAGGCCTTATTCTCATTCCAAGCCTTATGCTCTTCTATCTTCTTCCAAGAATGCACCAAATCACACACTTTtagtctctttctctctttctctctctctcactctctctctcacacagaTGAATACAACTCGATTAGGATTTCTCTCAGTGTGTCAAAATGATAAGGGAGGCGTaaatgaaggcttaaggtcctttaaataggacacaaaccctgaaaattagggttttcatactcaactcctactcatcgagttggggtccaccaactcgtcgagtagactctaaaaatcacgCGAGTGTCTCcaattctactcggcgagttggggcctccaactcgtcgattttccTTAACAAAATGAATagaatataattaaatattatacatgggagtcgggatgttaaaaattaacaaactaatttcataaccaaattagtaAGTGTGGTGTGATGTTTAAGAAAAATGTTGAAAAGTAGAGCGTTGAAGATCTTGAGATATGTCAAAGATCTTGGTTGTACCCAAGATCATGGGAAGAAGATAGTGATATTCAGAAAACTGTTTAATAAAGTTGATTCATTTTATATTATAAGCAAGTGTATTTTGGAGTATTCGGGAAAAAATAGTGTTAAAATAGTTAATAGTTAATTTTATATAAGGAAATTCTAAGATACTTGAGAAGGTATCAAGATTACACCAAATATCTTGATAAGCTGATATGAAAACAGATAAACgatcaaataaatatgtaaacaATGTTGTAATCATTTAAACAATTATTAATGAGTAAAATCAAAGTAAGAACACATAGATGTACGAAGAAAGACCTTAATCCTTTTGGTTTTCCGACGTAAAACCTTAGGAGGTGATAAACTCACCTGCCCTAGAACACATATTAAATCGTAAATAAATCTTACAAGTGCTACATGTTCTTAGAAAGAATGTGTTTGTGCTAAAGTGTTGAAAGAATCAGAAAAGAAGAAGTAGACATGTCTATGTGTATTGATCAACTAGTATTTTATACATAACAAGAATAACTAGAACTCCAAGATTCTTGGGATTCTCCTTGATCTTTGCTTGACCCGATTTTCTAGAGGGTCTTCAAAGTTAATGATGAATTGACCATATGTAGTTGACTTGGTATAGCTCTTTTTCTTTAAGCCTTGAGTCCATGCACAatattttataagaaaaatgatgaAAGTCCAACATACTTAATAAATTCAAGATCTTTAGCTTGCATGTGATGTTAGTTCAATTTCAAGATGTAAGCGGTAAGTAAAAATTTCTATCTATAATACGTATTACATAGAAGTCTAAGAATATATAACAAGTTCCTTGCAAATTTCATTCAAGACGGTGGTTACAAATAAAAGACTTAATTTCGATATGTGTTCTTGCCCTTCAAAGACACGCACGGTCTGAAGGACAATGAATGTCACTATTTCGTTTACCACGACTAACCGATTACCACATGTTATCATATTTCATATAGTTGGTATAGCTATTCGCAACATCATAGTTGAATATGCATTCTTTTAGTTGTGTTTGATTTCATCCCTAAAATAGGGATGATTGACATATAAGGAATGGATGGATCGTGTATAGGATAGAGAACTTCTTATGCACAATTATGATCATCAACAGTTATTGTGATTTCTTTtagaatatgataatcaacaCAAAGTTCTAACAAAAATGGTCGTCTCGTATTTTGTTCAAACTTGTTACATCCTCTTATTAATCATGTCATATTGAAACATCTTCAGATAATGCGTCATTGTCTACCTTGTCTACTCCATCTCTCCTAAGTAGCTCTACTCTATCTCTTCTAAGTAGTTTGTCAAATTTTCCCCATGATCTCCTTATTTTAATAAATGAATATGTTTAATCTTCTTTTGTCGTGTGTCACTCTATTAGACATCCTGATTAATGTCATgacacttgtcaacctattgattatccatttcaaatttcaaattttcaactgtaattacattaaattaataaaattaatatagactataaatttatgtatttatttaaatcaacaattataattttatataactaaaaattatctcttaattaataatttatttaaaataattgattaataattttgaattttattatgaaagtttaattaattttgtaacaatGGTTCTTACGGATTATAAATTAATATCTATATAAAAGATAATTCTATCATAATGGTATTCATGTTTAAGAATGTTATAGTACTTCATACATCTTAATGTTTTTGCAAAATAGTTGATGGCTTTTTTGAACACAATCGTAAACATGCCAACCCAATTCCTTAAATAGATTTTGCAACAAATTTTTAGAATACATTGTATTCCATTCCTCCAAAATCAACATTAATTATCATTATGAGAGTAGGATCATGATACTTCACAGTATAAACGATGAAATCAAGTATGATACAGCCATCCATGGTACAAGACGTCCTATTAAAATACATCAATTGTGTTATTAATCATTACATTCGTGGAAAATATGAAGAATCAACTAAAAATACATAACTTACCTTAATCGATCAGAGATTTAAGGGGGGTTTATTGGAATCAGTTTTGGTATAACGAATCacattgattttttttcatatctatttttccttgtttgcCCCAAAAGTTTTAACCTTTTCCTATGAGTGCAAGGAAAGTTCTTTTCTACAATATTGTTTCAAAGAACGGAAACTTAAACAAAGATTTTTGTTTAATAACGAATCTTAAATTTATAAAATAGGAGATAGTTTTGTGTATACATTGTATATATGACTCGTTGGTAATATAAGGGAAGAGTGGTTCTTATTTTGTACTCTTACGACTCCTTCACAACAATATATAAAGAGAAAGACAAAGATACATATGTATGCGTTATATATATCTCAAGATTAGCGAACTCTTATACTTATGAGACTACTAGTATTATCAATTTATCATTTCGTCATTGCATCAATGTAGTCCTTCATATTCATCACTGAACTCTTATACTTATGAGACTACCAGTATTATCATCTCCTCAGTGCATCATATGTAGTCCTTCGTATTCATCACTTATCAAATATGCATATTCCAATATCAGAATGATCTTGGTGGCTCGAACTCAACAAAACATTCAGCttccctcctcctcctcctccaccatCTTCTTCCTCCCTACCACGTTCCATAAACATATAAGAGAAATTCGAATTTTCTTTCCCTTGAAAGCTGGAAGACAAACCTTCACCAATCCCATATCGATCCTCTTGGCTCAACTGAGAAGCTACAAACTTATCAAGAGCTCTCCAGTCAGTCACTTTATCGACGTTATCTATATTATTCATACTAATTTTGTTGTTGTGTATGTTTCTCCCTCCTTGTAGATCGTCTTCTAGATCATTATTTTCAGATGATGACACCAATGATATAGAGCTAGGCTTCTCTATTAATGGGAGTGATGGGCTTTCGAGTTGTGGAAGTTGTACATATTGATCACATTGGACGAAGTTCAAATTCTCTACTGCTTCCAACTCTTGCTTGCACATGAAGCTTTGTGAAAATATGGAACTCGATGGTTGACTTGTAATGTAATCAATTGGATCCATGCGACTTGAATCATCATAGAAGAAGTTTGATTCCCATCCTTCGGTGGTTTTAGTTTGTCCAGTTGATCGTTTCTTGAATGCACGACACAccacccatccttcttcctgcaAAAGATTGATCACCATGCATATATAGTCAACTAAATAATTTCACAAAAGAAGGTAACCAATAGCTAGATCAGTTAGAAAATATATAATAGGGATCGAGCAAACTTTTTTTAATTGATTAATTACAATTCTCTTAGCTAGATGAGTCcaaaattattatatttatacTTTTGTACGAAACATTTTAAACCATTCCTTTATTGCTAGATCCTCTTTGACTTAGTGACTAGATGTAAGAAGTGTTCTGAAACCAAAGAAAACATGATACGGAAGTCAAACTGTGATGGATTATGTGTACATGGTGGAAGACTACTTTAAGAAGTTAAAAAATTCACGGCGAAAAGCCAAGTACTTGCATCCTCCTTTGAATTGAAATTATTTTTGTGATGaacgtttttttattattattgatggTCGTGAAAACGGTGAAAGTAAAAGTTTTTTGcctcacatacacacacatactctCAAGGATTTTACACCAAAAAGGAAATTAAGGGAAAGGGACATCCAAACACAAACTAAAGAATACAAGACAGTGGCTGAGAGCATGCAtgaaaaaagttatttttatacGACACACACATGATATCTTGTAGGTTAAAACTAAAagcataaatgattttttttttaacatattctattgaaatttgtaaaatttaATCcagagaaaaaaaataataaaattgtaTGAAATATATATCCATTACACTTTATAAAATTGTGGAAATTGATTGATTAAAAATGAACAGTGGGATCGGAATTTTAACATGGGATCGAGCTCTAATCAGTCTAATATGTTGTAGATAGTAAACGAGGTGAAAAACATTAACCGAAACAAATTATTTGATGGTGATTAGTCGAAATATAATTTTGTTAATGAATTTACGCACTGAAGGTATGTTTTTGTTCCTTGTTTAGATCTCCAACcaagaataattttttttatcaaaacataaaatatatatGGTACAATATTGAGCATATAGACGTTTTGATGATTTGATCCAGAGAACAAATATGAAAGATCGAAGACTGACAAGAAgagaaaaaattaaaactggaaaGATTGGAAAAAGATGAAGAGAACTACGTTTTCTTTAAATATGAAATGTTCGACTCAACAAAGAAGACACCATGGTTAATATATGGAAAATAGATGAAGAtagtaaaaataacataaaatcaacaaccatttttttaaagattaaatctaaagatttatcaaaagagAAAAAATAACCCATGATAACTggagaaaagatgatatatatcgTAAGCaagaacattttttttttgaagagtGAATGAGATCTACATTTGGAATAATTACTTGCCTGAGGAGGACCATTTTCTTCGGATTCAAGCCTGTATTCATGCATGATCCAATCGGTTTTCTGTCCATTTGGTGCTCTTCCTTTATAGAACACAAGAGTTTTCCTCATTCCTATGAGCCTAAGTTTTTCGTAAACTGCTTTGTCTCTTCCAGTAGCCTTCCAAAAACCTGCCATTGTTGCCCTATTCGTCCTCGTTCCCGTTGGATACTTTTTATCCTTGTGACTAAAGAAGTACCATTCAGTTTGCTCTTCGTATCCAATCCTACATCTTTctataaaaaaagaaaagaaaaaaacagATCAAACGTACGTTACTGATAACTCAATGTCCTATCAAAAAGTATATTCAAAAATATTTGTCGTCATGATCATAGCTTGATATTGATCATAGGCTGGCTGAGATTTTGACAAAATGGTTTTCTTTATAAATGGAAAGAAAAAAcctaaaacctaactattagcaAGATGAAAACTTAAGC includes:
- the LOC111897514 gene encoding NAC domain-containing protein 37 codes for the protein MDTMDQSSCVPPGFRFHPTDEELVGYYLRKKVASQKIDLDVIRDIDLYRIEPWDLIERCRIGYEEQTEWYFFSHKDKKYPTGTRTNRATMAGFWKATGRDKAVYEKLRLIGMRKTLVFYKGRAPNGQKTDWIMHEYRLESEENGPPQEEGWVVCRAFKKRSTGQTKTTEGWESNFFYDDSSRMDPIDYITSQPSSSIFSQSFMCKQELEAVENLNFVQCDQYVQLPQLESPSLPLIEKPSSISLVSSSENNDLEDDLQGGRNIHNNKISMNNIDNVDKVTDWRALDKFVASQLSQEDRYGIGEGLSSSFQGKENSNFSYMFMERGREEEDGGGGGGGKLNVLLSSSHQDHSDIGICIFDK